The following are from one region of the Periophthalmus magnuspinnatus isolate fPerMag1 chromosome 5, fPerMag1.2.pri, whole genome shotgun sequence genome:
- the slc32a1 gene encoding vesicular inhibitory amino acid transporter — protein sequence MATLIRGKLTNKLSNAATAVSNKSQAKVSGMFARMGFQAATDEEALGFAACDDLDYDHRQGMQMDVLTSEEMMGGGGEGGEGSGDMVEGDSHYQRDGTGPPKSASKDGASPNELSEARPKITAWEAGWNVTNAIQGMFVLGLPYAILHGGYLGLFLIIFAAVVCCYTGKILIACLYEEDEDGQMVRVRDSYVDIANACCAPRFPTLGGHVVNVAQIIELVMTCILYVVVSGNLMYNSFPNMPISQKSWAIIATAALLPCAFLKNLKAVSKFSLLCTLAHFVINILVIAYCLSRARDWAWDKVKFYIDVKKFPISIGIIVFSYTSQIFLPSLEGNMQKPSEFHCMMNWTHIAACILKGLFALVAYLTWADETKEVITDNLPPGIRAVVNIFLVAKALLSYPLPFFAAVEVLEKSFFKDGGRTYFPDCYGGDGRLKSWGLSLRCGLVVFTLLMAIYVPHFALLMGLTGSLTGAGLCFLLPSLFHLKLLWRKLLWHQVFFDVAIFVIGGICSISGFIHSMEGLIEAFQYNIEE from the exons ATGGCGACGTTAATTAGAGGCAAGCTGACGAATAAACTGTCAAACGCAGCCACAGCTGTGTCTAACAAATCACAGGCAAAGGTGAGTGGCATGTTTGCGAGGATGGGCTTCCAGGCCGCCACAGACGAGGAGGCTCTGGGTTTTGCCGCTTGCGATGATTTGGACTACGACCACCGGCAAGGTATGCAGATGGACGTCCTGACTTCGGAGGAGATGATGGGCGGTGGGGGAGAGGGTGGCGAGGGCAGCGGGGACATGGTGGAAGGGGACAGTCACTACCAGAGAGACGGCACCGGGCCACCAAAGTCTGCCTCCAAAGACGGAGCTTCACCCAACGAACTAAGCGAAGCCAGACCCAAAATCACCGCCTGGGAAGCTGGATGGAACGTCACCAATGCCATCCAG GGGATGTTTGTCCTGGGCCTGCCCTATGCCATTCTCCACGGTGGATACCTCGGACTCTTTCTCATTATTTTCGCCGCTGTCGTTTGCTGCTACACGGGGAAAATCCTCATCGCCTGTCTGTATGAGGAAGACGAGGACGGACAAATGGTCCGCGTCAGAGACTCGTACGTGGACATTGCTAATGCCTGCTGTGCGCCCCGCTTTCCCACTCTGGGCGGTCACGTCGTGAATGTAGCGCAGATCATTGAGCTGGTGATGACATGCATCCTGTATGTTGTAGTGAGCGGGAACCTCATGTACAACAGCTTCCCAAACATGCCCATCTCACAAAAGTCCTGGGCCATAATCGCCACCGCTGCGCTGCTGCCGTGCGCCTTCCTCAAAAACCTCAAAGCTGTGTCCAAGTTCAGCTTATTGTGCACTTTGGCTCACTTCGTCATCAACATTCTGGTGATTGCCTATTGCCTGTCCAGGGCTAGAGACTGGGCCTGGGACAAGGTCAAGTTTTACATAGACGTCAAGAAGTTCCCCATCTCCATTGGAATTATCGTGTTCAGCTACACGTCACAGATCTTCCTTCCGTCGTTGGAGGGCAACATGCAAAAGCCTAGCGAGTTCCACTGCATGATGAACTGGACCCACATTGCTGCGTGCATCCTCAAAGGCCTCTTCGCGCTTGTGGCCTACCTGACCTGGGCTGATGAAACCAAGGAAGTGATCACAGACAACTTGCCTCCTGGCATTCGCGCCGTAGTCAACATATTTCTTGTGGCCAAAGCATTGCTTTCTTATCCTTTGCCGTTTTTTGCCGCTGTCGAGGTCTTAGAGAAAAGCTTTTTCAAAGATGGGGGGCGCACGTATTTCCCAGATTGCTACGGGGGCGACGGACGACTCAAATCGTGGGGACTCTCACTCCGCTGTGGCCTTGTGGTGTTCACCTTGCTTATGGCCATTTACGTGCCACACTTCGCGCTGCTAATGGGCCTCACGGGCAGCCTGACAGGCGCGGGCCTTTGCTTTCTGCTTCCCAGCCTCTTCCATCTCAAGCTTCTCTGGAGAAAGCTCCTATGGCACCAAGTTTTCTTCGACGTCGCAATCTTTGTAATAGGAGGTATATGCAGCATCTCTGGCTTCATTCACTCAATGGAGGGGCTCATAGAGGCCTTTCAATACAACATAGAAGAATAG